AGAAAATTTTTTAATTAGTATTATTTATACATTAATTAGTTTTATACTGGCTTACATTGCAGTTGTTTTTGGGAAAAATGTAGGAAAAAATCGGAGATTAAATCAGTGAATTTTTTTAACTCTTATTTGTATTTCTGTTTAGCTGCTGGGCTAGGTGCTGTTATTCGATATCTAGTTATAAGTTTTATGCCAAGGATTACAAATTTTTTCACAGGTGTTTTTTATGTTAATATTATTGGTGCTTTTTTGATGGGTGTATTATCAGTTAATATGAACAGCAACGTCTGGCATATTATTATTGGAACGGGTTTTATTGGCGGCTTGACGACATTCAGCACCATGATGACACAGGGAGAGCAGTTTAATAGTTTTAAACGGAGTATGGTATATTTTGCATTGACATTAGTCTTAGGAATTTTTTTATTTATTGTAGCTATACACATACACGTTTAACGAAATACTTTGAATGTGAAACACGCAGTTTTAAATGTCTTTGATGTTTTGTTAATACATACACAAAACGAATTCGCTTGATTCTGTTTTAATCAAAGAATGAGAATATATAAAGAAAATCGTTAAATTTTCCTGTATTTGGAATCAACCCCCTTTTTGTTGTAAACTGATTTTATGTTTAAAAAAAGAATTAGACTCAATACATCAAAGCTGTCAGTAGTATTATATGGCACACTTATAGGTTTTTTAACAGGAATAGTTGTTAGTGTCTTCCGCTGGACAATTGAAAAATTGCTTCAATTTGTGCAAACGCTGTATCTCGATATTTCACATGGCAATATAGCGTTAATATTTTTAGTGATAACTGCTAATTTAATTTGTTTTTTAATTGTTTCATGGATGTTAAACAAAGAACCTAATATATCCGGTTCCGGCATTCCACAGGTTGAAGGTCTATTATTGGGTGAACTAAAAATAAACTGGTGGTCGACATTGTGGCGGAAATTTATATCAGGAATTTTGGCTATTGGTAGTGGTTTAATGCTGGGGCGGGAAGGTCCTTCAATTCAACTGGGTGCATCAATTGGTCAGGGTGTGGCATCATATAAACGTCTTAGTCATAATCAATCGAAAGGGCTTATAGCCAGTGGTGCCGCTGCAGGTTTATCATCTGCATTTAATGCACCTTTAGCCGGCGTTATGTTTGTATTGGAGGAAGTCTATCACAGTATTTCTCCCTTTGTCTGGGTTGGTGCATTGACAGGCGCAAGCGTTTCGGATTTTGTCTCTACGGTTTTGTTTGGCCAAACACCAGTTTTATCTATTGGACACTTAAGCGTTTTCCCGGTACAGTTATATGGTTTATTGTTGGTATTTGGTATTATATTAGGCTTATTTGGCTTTTTATATCAAAAATTTTTACTATTCAGCTTAAATTGTTACAGTAAAATTAGGGTTCCTAAATATTTATACGGTATCGTGCCGTTTATCTTGGTGATACCGATTGGAATTTTATGGCCAAATCTTTTAGGTGGGGGAAATAATTTAATTTTATCACTGAAAGAAGCACCTATGACAATGAAAATGATCATCGTAATTTTGTTAGTTCGATTTGTTTTCTCAATGATTAGTTACGGTTCCGGTCTGCCAGGGGGAATATTTTTACCTATTTTGACTCTAGGTGCACTAAGTGGCGCATTGATGGCTCATATATTTGTCTATTTACATCTCATGAGTGCAAATTATGCTTTAAACTTTATTGTGATCGGTATGGCAGGTTATTTCGCATGTATTGGTAAGGCACCATTTACTGCAATTATTCTTATCTTTGAGATGGTTGGGAGTGTGACCCACATTTTACCTTTAGCACTTGTAAGTTTAGTAGCCTACTTAGTAGTTGATCTATTAAATGGTGCACCAATATATGAATCTTTATTAGAACGTTTGTTGAAAAGAAAACCAGCGCATTTAGCGACGTCCTCCATGATAACTATGGAAGTCACTGTTCTTGCTGGTGGTATGCTAGAAGATCAACAAATAAGAGACTTACAACTGGAATCAAATAGTTTGATTACACTGGTCAGAAGATCTGAAAATGTACTGATTCCCAAAGGAGACTTAGTATTACGTGCTGGTGATATTATTTATATTAGAATGAACCAAAAAGATGCAAAAATTACTAGAAATCAACTATCACTTAACAACTAAATAAATTTCAAAAACACGATTTTAGAGTTTTTGCGTCGAAAAGATAAATTCGTTATCAATTAAATTACAATTACAGAAATAATTACCAGGAGATTCTTTTTTACAAATAATTGGAACCAGCTTTAGTTTCAAATTCAATTGAGATAACATCACTTTATCGTAATTTAGAGTGTTTTGATTGAGTGAGCACATCGTAATAGTGAAATTATATTCAACATAATTGTATCAAAATAAAAATTTGCCTAAGAAGAGATGGAGTATGATGATATAAAAATTAGTTTTGTACTAACCATCAGCTTTTTTTGGTGTAAGTTCTTTGTTTAAACAATTTCTATATATTCCTTTTTTGCTAATAAAAAATCATATTTTTTTAATTAGAGACAGAAAATGTCTTTTTAAAAATTATATCGTAGGATCAGGACAATAATATATAGCGAAATTTGATTTGAATAATAAAACTATGGTATATTTAACTTAATTTAATTTAAACGGTTGGGCGCAAGCTTCAAGAATTGTTAGTCGGGGAACTAGCATTTTTTGGAGCTTTTTAAATATTAGGAGAAATAATGGAATATCTATTAATCATGTTCTTAGTCATAGTTACTATTTTTCTGGGAAAGGTAGGCACCTGGTTTGGTTTTTCTGAAGTTGTTGGGCAACTATTT
The DNA window shown above is from Leuconostoc mesenteroides subsp. mesenteroides ATCC 8293 and carries:
- a CDS encoding fluoride efflux transporter FluC — protein: MNFFNSYLYFCLAAGLGAVIRYLVISFMPRITNFFTGVFYVNIIGAFLMGVLSVNMNSNVWHIIIGTGFIGGLTTFSTMMTQGEQFNSFKRSMVYFALTLVLGIFLFIVAIHIHV
- a CDS encoding ClC family H(+)/Cl(-) exchange transporter, giving the protein MFKKRIRLNTSKLSVVLYGTLIGFLTGIVVSVFRWTIEKLLQFVQTLYLDISHGNIALIFLVITANLICFLIVSWMLNKEPNISGSGIPQVEGLLLGELKINWWSTLWRKFISGILAIGSGLMLGREGPSIQLGASIGQGVASYKRLSHNQSKGLIASGAAAGLSSAFNAPLAGVMFVLEEVYHSISPFVWVGALTGASVSDFVSTVLFGQTPVLSIGHLSVFPVQLYGLLLVFGIILGLFGFLYQKFLLFSLNCYSKIRVPKYLYGIVPFILVIPIGILWPNLLGGGNNLILSLKEAPMTMKMIIVILLVRFVFSMISYGSGLPGGIFLPILTLGALSGALMAHIFVYLHLMSANYALNFIVIGMAGYFACIGKAPFTAIILIFEMVGSVTHILPLALVSLVAYLVVDLLNGAPIYESLLERLLKRKPAHLATSSMITMEVTVLAGGMLEDQQIRDLQLESNSLITLVRRSENVLIPKGDLVLRAGDIIYIRMNQKDAKITRNQLSLNN